From the Endozoicomonas sp. Mp262 genome, the window GATCGCCATCCTTTTGATTGGGTATTAGCCTTACCGGGCTTGCACAGTCGATGTTGGTTTTTGCCAACATGTCAATGTGAAAAGGAACTGATATGTCCAATTTTCTCGATCAACTAAAGTCTTTGACCAAGGTAGTGGCGGATACCGGTGATATTGACGCTATTCGACGCTATCAGCCTGTTGATGCGACAACAAACCCTTCCCTGATTCTGAAAGCGGCTGAACTGCCTGCTTACTCCGGGCTGGTGGAAGAGGCTCTGGACTATGGCCGAAAAATGTCCTCAGATAAGGAAGAGCAGGTTAATTATGCCTGTGACTGGCTGACTGTAGGGATCGGTAAAGAAATTCAGCAGGTGGTACCGGGATTTGTCTCCACTGAGGTGGATGCTCGCCTGTCTTTTGATACCAAGGCCACTATTAATAAAGCGCACCAATTGATTGAGCTTTACCGTCAGGCGGGTGCCGATACCAGTCGGGTTCTGATTAAAATTGCGTCCACCTGGGAAGGTATTCAGGCGGCAGAAGTGCTTGAAAAAGAAGGTATCCGCTGTAACCTGACCCTGCTGTTCAGCTTCGCCCAGGCCCAGGCTTGTGCTGAAGCAGGTGTATACCTGATTTCTCCATTTGTTGGCCGTATCCTTGACTGGTACAAAAAGGCTGAAGGTCGTGACTACCAGGCTTCTGAAGATCCGGGTGTACTGTCTGTCCAACAGATTTATAACTACTACAAGAAGCATGACTACAAAACTGTGGTGATGGGAGCCAGCTTCCGTAATACCGGTGAAATCACAGAGCTGGCTGGTTGCGACTGCCTGACTATCGGCCCGGGTCTGCTGGATGAGCTGGAACAAACTGAAGGCACCCTGGAACAGAAGCTGTTTGCCAGCAAGCCTGTTTGTGAACTGGATAAGCAGGTGTTGAACGAAAACACCTTCCGCTGGGCAATGAATGAAGATGCCATGGCCACAGAAAAGCTGGCTGAGGGTATTCGTAACTTTGCCAAGGATCAGGTGAAGCTGGAAAAACTGATTGCCGGTAAGCTTTGATAGATTTTTCTGCAAAAGACTTTGGAAATGAGTGAATAACTTGTTTTCATCACCTAAAGAAAAAGGGAGCCTCGTCAGGCTCCCTTTTATTGTGTGAATTGATTAAACGTTTATCTTTCTATTGTTTTAAGCTAACTGCACTGTCTGGAATTTAGAAACTATATTGAACGCCGACTAAAAATACTTGTTGGCTGGGATCAGCTTCAAATTTATTTGTGAATCCTATTCCTGATTTTGCATCAATTTCTATTTTTCCATAATCTACATAGCGATAATCAGCTCTTACCGATAGATTTTGATCTAGCTTATAAGTGGCTCCAATACCAAGGGTTAATCCGCCTGCTTTGTCTGAATCATCATATTGAGTAACACCAGCTGCAACTTGCTCTAATTCGAACTTACCTTGGGTATAACCCAGGCGACCATATAGTGTTAGATCATTTGTGACGGGCAGTGCTCCTAGTAAACTCGCAGAATAGCTATCTTTTCTTTTTAGTTGTAACTCGAAGGTTGTTGCACCACTGGCAGTGGTCTTTTCTTTTATTTCGCTGCTTCCCAATAAGTAGTCTACTTCAAGGCCTAAGCTAAAACCGTCAAGATCAAATGTGTATCCTCCGTACAATCCTCCATTAAAAGCATTTTGCCCAAAATTTTCGTATTCTGTTTTAACGTTTGCCCCAGTGTAAATCTCTGCTTTTGAAGAATCTGCAGACATCCCCGCAGTACCCCCAACATAAAAACCCTGGGCCATCACTGAACTGGAAACCATTAAACTTGATGCAAGAAGAAGCTTTTTCATTATTGTTATTCTCTGGTGTTGTGTGTCTGGTGTTTTTTAAAATTATCATTGTTGATTGCTCTTTAAAAGAGGAGATTGGTTATTTTTTGACTAGTTGTTTTTTTGCTGATTATTGACTTTATTTTGAATATTACAACCTGTTGATTTTAATTAATTTACTTTTCAGCCTTTAGGTGATTTTGCGTATACAAGAGGTTTTCGGCAGGCATTATGCTTATCTATCAAATAACTCTTCATTATTGTTTCAGCGTAAGCTTCCATGAACCAGCCAACCCAGACAACCGGAAATACTCAGCTGTGTGCCACTCGCATACTGTCTGCGCTTGTCTGCACAAGTTGGCATCAGCCCACCGTCTATTAGCTAAGTTAGCTATCCCCCTCAAACACTTATTCGAACACCCTTTTTGGGATAAAAAACACTGGTTTGGGATTAATCTCAAGGCTGACTGATGTCTGTACAAAAACATAGTTTCTCTAAGGAAGTAAGGGCTTTATTTGCTCTTGCCCTGCCACTGATGGGTGCGCAGCTGGTTATGTGCCTGGCAGGGTTTGTGGATACCCTGATGGCTGGGCACTACAGTGCTGTTGATCTGGCAGCTGTGGCTGTTGGCTATACATCCTGGATTCCCATTAATGTCTTTCTTGTGGGTTTATTAATCGCTAAAACTGCATTTGTGGCCCAGCTAGTGGGCGCTGATCGTCATCATGAAATTCCCCATTTGGTGCATCAGGGGCTGAGGCTGGCAGCGGTTGCTGGCATTATCGGCGGACTGCTGCTTTATCAGGCTCCCCTGCTGCTTCGCTTTACTGGAATGGGAGAGCAAACCCGTGATATCGCTACCGGTTATATTCATGCGGTGGCCTGGGGTATGCCTGGCGTTGCGCTGAATCAGGTCTTACGCAGTTATATGGAAGGACAGGGGTATACTCGCTCTGTGATGATAATCCAGGTGCTAAGCCTGGCACTTAATGTTCCGTTTAACTACGCCATGATTTATGGAAAGTTCGGTTTTCCAGAGATGGGTGGGGTTGGTTGTGGTTATGCCACCGCATTAATTATGTGGCTGGCACCAGTTCTGATGCTTATATATATAAAGTTCAATCGCTCCTTGCATCATACAACGCCCTTACGATCCCTGGCTAAAACAGACTTGAACAAGATTCGTGAATTATTTTCTGTGGGCTTGCCTATTGGTAGTACGCTCTTTCTTCAGTTTTTGGTATTTACAGCAATCACGCTGATGGTG encodes:
- the tal gene encoding transaldolase, with product MSNFLDQLKSLTKVVADTGDIDAIRRYQPVDATTNPSLILKAAELPAYSGLVEEALDYGRKMSSDKEEQVNYACDWLTVGIGKEIQQVVPGFVSTEVDARLSFDTKATINKAHQLIELYRQAGADTSRVLIKIASTWEGIQAAEVLEKEGIRCNLTLLFSFAQAQACAEAGVYLISPFVGRILDWYKKAEGRDYQASEDPGVLSVQQIYNYYKKHDYKTVVMGASFRNTGEITELAGCDCLTIGPGLLDELEQTEGTLEQKLFASKPVCELDKQVLNENTFRWAMNEDAMATEKLAEGIRNFAKDQVKLEKLIAGKL
- a CDS encoding porin family protein yields the protein MKKLLLASSLMVSSSVMAQGFYVGGTAGMSADSSKAEIYTGANVKTEYENFGQNAFNGGLYGGYTFDLDGFSLGLEVDYLLGSSEIKEKTTASGATTFELQLKRKDSYSASLLGALPVTNDLTLYGRLGYTQGKFELEQVAAGVTQYDDSDKAGGLTLGIGATYKLDQNLSVRADYRYVDYGKIEIDAKSGIGFTNKFEADPSQQVFLVGVQYSF
- a CDS encoding MATE family efflux transporter, which produces MSVQKHSFSKEVRALFALALPLMGAQLVMCLAGFVDTLMAGHYSAVDLAAVAVGYTSWIPINVFLVGLLIAKTAFVAQLVGADRHHEIPHLVHQGLRLAAVAGIIGGLLLYQAPLLLRFTGMGEQTRDIATGYIHAVAWGMPGVALNQVLRSYMEGQGYTRSVMIIQVLSLALNVPFNYAMIYGKFGFPEMGGVGCGYATALIMWLAPVLMLIYIKFNRSLHHTTPLRSLAKTDLNKIRELFSVGLPIGSTLFLQFLVFTAITLMVTPLGETVVGAHQIAFNFSTLPFVIPSAIGGALTIQVGKAVGAELHHFARFRGHVGIITGMVISLLCALIIWGVGSFIVRLYTDNAAIISLAEKLMLFVAVYHVLSGVQQITASSLRGYKDTRSVMWIMVLSLWGIALPLGYVLARTNLLVHALGVTGFWIAIVFAFLVAAVMTQIRFHKIARQ